The following proteins are encoded in a genomic region of Syngnathoides biaculeatus isolate LvHL_M chromosome 15, ASM1980259v1, whole genome shotgun sequence:
- the klc1a gene encoding kinesin light chain 1 isoform X2, producing the protein MREDMSGGKAAAAAAEEEEEEEEEKEEKPGEKLSQDEIISRTKQVIQGLDALKQEHRSILDGLRRLKRDEEGAAAEEKTRVIRESLEMLELGLGEAQVTMALSGHLGSLESEKQKLRAQVRRLCQENQWLRDELAGTQHKLQKSEQSVAQLEEENKHLEFINQLKKYDRDSPPSEEKDSQSSKESLDDLFPDDQDDQVQGIRSTRGGSAAAAAAARQGGYEIPARLRTLHNLVIQYASQGRYEVAVPLCKQALEDLEKTSGHDHPDVATMLNILALVYRDQNKYKEAANLLNDALAIREKTLGPDHPAVAATLNNLAVLYGKRGKYKEAEPLCKRALHIREKVLGKDHPDVAKQLNNLALLCQNQGKYEEVEYYYMRALEIYQSKLGPDDPNVAKTKSNLASCYLKQGKFKQAETLYKEILTRAHEREFGSVDGDNKPIWMHAEEREEQSKGKQKDGSPFGEYGGWYKACKVDSPTVATTLKNLGALYKRQGKFEAAETLEEAAVRSRKQGPDTAHGRRAADAPGEPDAREKQRSRESLTSDTVKYESGPDGGEEDGSGALKRSGSFGKLRASLRRSSEKLVRKLKGGGSSGEPKNAGNEIPV; encoded by the exons ATGCGTGAGGACATGTCCGGcgggaaggcggcggcggcggcggcggaggaggaggaggaggaggaggaggagaaggaggagaagccCGGCGAGAAGCTGTCCCAGGATGAGATCATCTCGCGCACCAAGCAGGTGATCCAGGGCCTGGACGCCCTGAAGCAGGAGCACCGCTCCATCCTGGACGGGCTGCGCCGCCTGAAGCGGGACGAGGAGGGCGCGGCGGCCGAGGAGAAGACGCGCGTGATCCGCGAGTCCCTGGAGATGCTGGAGCTGGGCCTGGGCGAGGCCCAGGTCACGATGGCGCTGTCGGGCCACCTCGGCTCGCTGGAGTCGGAGAAGCAGAAGCTGCGGGCTCAGGTGCGCCGCCTGTGTCAGGAGAACCAGTGGCTGCGGGACGAGCTGGCCGGCACCCAGCACAAGTTGCAGAAGAGCGAGCAGAGCGTGGCgcagctggaggaggagaaCAAGCACCTGGAGTTCATCAACCAGCTGAAGAAGTACGACCGGGACTCGCCCCCCTCG GAGGAGAAGGACTCCCAGTCCAGCAAGGAGAGTCTGGACGATCTCTTCCCCGACGATCAGGATGACCAAGTGCAAGGCA tCCGGTCGACCCGAGGCGgcagcgcggcggcggcggcggcggcccggcAGGGCGGTTACGAGATCCCGGCCCGCCTGCGGACCCTCCACAACCTGGTGATCCAGTACGCCTCGCAGGGCCGCTACGAGGTGGCCGTGCCGCTCTGCAAGCAGGCCCTGGAGGACCTGGAGAAGACGTCGGGCCACGACCACCCCGACGTGGCCACCATGCTCAACATCCTGGCCCTCGTCTACAG GGATCAGAACAAGTACAAGGAGGCGGCCAACCTGCTGAACGACGCCCTGGCCATCAGGGAGAAGACGCTGGGCCCGGACCACCCCGCC GTGGCGGCCACGCTCAACAACCTGGCGGTTCTGTACGGCAAGAGGGGCAAGTACAAAGAGGCCGAGCCGCTGTGCAAGAGGGCGCTGCACATAAGAGAGAAG GTGCTGGGCAAGGACCACCCGGACGTGGCCAAGCAGCTCAACAACCTGGCCCTGCTGTGTCAGAACCAAGGCAAGTACGAGGAGGTGGAGTACTACTACATGCGAGCGCTGGAGATCTACCAGAGCAAACTGGGGCCGGACGACCCCAACGTGGCCAAAACCAAAAGCaacctg GCCTCCTGTTACCTCAAGCAAGGCAAGTTCAAGCAGGCGGAGACGCTCTACAAAGAAATCCTGACGCGGGCCCACGAGAGGGAGTTCGGCTCCGTCGACG GCGACAACAAGCCCATTTGGATGCACGCCGAGGAGCGGGAAGAGCAAAGCAAG GGCAAGCAGAAGGACGGCTCCCCTTTCGGAGAGTACGGAGGCTGGTACAAAGCCTGCAAAGTCGACAG CCCCACCGTCGCCACCACCCTGAAGAATCTGGGCGCGCTCTACAAGCGGCAAGGCAAGTTCGAGGCTGCCGAGACCCTGGAGGAGGCCGCCGTGCGTTCCAGGAAGCAG GGTCCGGACACGGCGCACGGCCGGCGGGCGGCCGACGCGCCGGGCGAGCCGGACGCCCGCGAGAAGCAGCGCAGCCGCGAGAGCTTGACCTCCGACACGGTCAAGTACGAGAGCGGCCCCGACGGCGGCGAGGAA gACGGCTCGGGCGCTCTGAAGCGCAGCGGCTCCTTCGGCAAACTGCGGGCGTCGCTTCGGCGCAGCAGCGAGAAGTTGGTGCGCAAGCTCAAGGGCGGCGGAAGCAGCGGCGAGCCCAAAAACGCCGG GAACGAAATCCCCGTCTGA
- the klc1a gene encoding kinesin light chain 1 isoform X1, translated as MREDMSGGKAAAAAAEEEEEEEEEKEEKPGEKLSQDEIISRTKQVIQGLDALKQEHRSILDGLRRLKRDEEGAAAEEKTRVIRESLEMLELGLGEAQVTMALSGHLGSLESEKQKLRAQVRRLCQENQWLRDELAGTQHKLQKSEQSVAQLEEENKHLEFINQLKKYDRDSPPSEEKDSQSSKESLDDLFPDDQDDQVQGIRSTRGGSAAAAAAARQGGYEIPARLRTLHNLVIQYASQGRYEVAVPLCKQALEDLEKTSGHDHPDVATMLNILALVYRDQNKYKEAANLLNDALAIREKTLGPDHPAVAATLNNLAVLYGKRGKYKEAEPLCKRALHIREKVLGKDHPDVAKQLNNLALLCQNQGKYEEVEYYYMRALEIYQSKLGPDDPNVAKTKSNLASCYLKQGKFKQAETLYKEILTRAHEREFGSVDGDNKPIWMHAEEREEQSKGKQKDGSPFGEYGGWYKACKVDSPTVATTLKNLGALYKRQGKFEAAETLEEAAVRSRKQGPDTAHGRRAADAPGEPDAREKQRSRESLTSDTVKYESGPDGGEEVSMSVEWNGDGSGALKRSGSFGKLRASLRRSSEKLVRKLKGGGSSGEPKNAGNEIPV; from the exons ATGCGTGAGGACATGTCCGGcgggaaggcggcggcggcggcggcggaggaggaggaggaggaggaggaggagaaggaggagaagccCGGCGAGAAGCTGTCCCAGGATGAGATCATCTCGCGCACCAAGCAGGTGATCCAGGGCCTGGACGCCCTGAAGCAGGAGCACCGCTCCATCCTGGACGGGCTGCGCCGCCTGAAGCGGGACGAGGAGGGCGCGGCGGCCGAGGAGAAGACGCGCGTGATCCGCGAGTCCCTGGAGATGCTGGAGCTGGGCCTGGGCGAGGCCCAGGTCACGATGGCGCTGTCGGGCCACCTCGGCTCGCTGGAGTCGGAGAAGCAGAAGCTGCGGGCTCAGGTGCGCCGCCTGTGTCAGGAGAACCAGTGGCTGCGGGACGAGCTGGCCGGCACCCAGCACAAGTTGCAGAAGAGCGAGCAGAGCGTGGCgcagctggaggaggagaaCAAGCACCTGGAGTTCATCAACCAGCTGAAGAAGTACGACCGGGACTCGCCCCCCTCG GAGGAGAAGGACTCCCAGTCCAGCAAGGAGAGTCTGGACGATCTCTTCCCCGACGATCAGGATGACCAAGTGCAAGGCA tCCGGTCGACCCGAGGCGgcagcgcggcggcggcggcggcggcccggcAGGGCGGTTACGAGATCCCGGCCCGCCTGCGGACCCTCCACAACCTGGTGATCCAGTACGCCTCGCAGGGCCGCTACGAGGTGGCCGTGCCGCTCTGCAAGCAGGCCCTGGAGGACCTGGAGAAGACGTCGGGCCACGACCACCCCGACGTGGCCACCATGCTCAACATCCTGGCCCTCGTCTACAG GGATCAGAACAAGTACAAGGAGGCGGCCAACCTGCTGAACGACGCCCTGGCCATCAGGGAGAAGACGCTGGGCCCGGACCACCCCGCC GTGGCGGCCACGCTCAACAACCTGGCGGTTCTGTACGGCAAGAGGGGCAAGTACAAAGAGGCCGAGCCGCTGTGCAAGAGGGCGCTGCACATAAGAGAGAAG GTGCTGGGCAAGGACCACCCGGACGTGGCCAAGCAGCTCAACAACCTGGCCCTGCTGTGTCAGAACCAAGGCAAGTACGAGGAGGTGGAGTACTACTACATGCGAGCGCTGGAGATCTACCAGAGCAAACTGGGGCCGGACGACCCCAACGTGGCCAAAACCAAAAGCaacctg GCCTCCTGTTACCTCAAGCAAGGCAAGTTCAAGCAGGCGGAGACGCTCTACAAAGAAATCCTGACGCGGGCCCACGAGAGGGAGTTCGGCTCCGTCGACG GCGACAACAAGCCCATTTGGATGCACGCCGAGGAGCGGGAAGAGCAAAGCAAG GGCAAGCAGAAGGACGGCTCCCCTTTCGGAGAGTACGGAGGCTGGTACAAAGCCTGCAAAGTCGACAG CCCCACCGTCGCCACCACCCTGAAGAATCTGGGCGCGCTCTACAAGCGGCAAGGCAAGTTCGAGGCTGCCGAGACCCTGGAGGAGGCCGCCGTGCGTTCCAGGAAGCAG GGTCCGGACACGGCGCACGGCCGGCGGGCGGCCGACGCGCCGGGCGAGCCGGACGCCCGCGAGAAGCAGCGCAGCCGCGAGAGCTTGACCTCCGACACGGTCAAGTACGAGAGCGGCCCCGACGGCGGCGAGGAAGTGAGTATGAGCGTGGAGTGGAACGGG gACGGCTCGGGCGCTCTGAAGCGCAGCGGCTCCTTCGGCAAACTGCGGGCGTCGCTTCGGCGCAGCAGCGAGAAGTTGGTGCGCAAGCTCAAGGGCGGCGGAAGCAGCGGCGAGCCCAAAAACGCCGG GAACGAAATCCCCGTCTGA
- the LOC133513028 gene encoding cytochrome c oxidase assembly factor 8 isoform X3 — protein MSVGTFAGCWTRHRWTCLRTRHNVVTAAASRRQCSELATKQQDKSPKRSKSRPAPSATRDWIGPPDPLSNLRPVVYRAAPRESELEGRLRNLRQDTEDWNHAFWTQQNVTFSEEKNAFVASQLRAKGLTERDQQGRRRTLSTEEMSVFYKNFLDKNRERHARYNKEWYRRNLSVTVLMARVALHKLWKTLVDKRRRNTPAT, from the exons ATGTCCGTTGGAACCTTCGCGGGGTGTTGGACTCGGCACCGCTGGACATGTTTAAGAACGCGCCACAATGTTGTCACGGCGGCCGCTAGCAGGCGACAATGTAGCGAGCTAGCAACAAAACAGCAAGACAAGTCACCGAAG AGGTCCAAATCCCGACCGGCGCCGAGCGCCACGCGCGACTGGATCGGCCCGCCCGACCCTCTTTCCAACCTGCGACCCGTCGTGTACCGCGCGGCGCCCCGCGAGTCGGAGCTGGAGGGGCGCCTGAGGAACCTGCGGCAGGACACCGAGGACTGGAACCACGCGTTCTGGACCCAGCAGAACGTCACCTTCAGCGAG gaaaaaaatgcctttgttGCGTCGCAGCTGAGGGCCAAAGGCTTGACGGAGCGAGACCAGCAag GCCGCCGCCGCACTCTGAGCACCGAGGAAATGTCCGTCTTCTACAAGAACTTCTTGGACAAAAACCGAGAGCGACACGCGCGTTACAACAA GGAGTGGTACCGACGCAACTTGTCGGTCACCGTCCTCATGGCCCGCGTCGCGCTGCACAAGCTGTGGAAGACCCTCGTCGATAAACGCCGCCGCAACACGCCCGCCACGTGA
- the klc1a gene encoding kinesin light chain 1 isoform X3 produces MREDMSGGKAAAAAAEEEEEEEEEKEEKPGEKLSQDEIISRTKQVIQGLDALKQEHRSILDGLRRLKRDEEGAAAEEKTRVIRESLEMLELGLGEAQVTMALSGHLGSLESEKQKLRAQVRRLCQENQWLRDELAGTQHKLQKSEQSVAQLEEENKHLEFINQLKKYDRDSPPSEEKDSQSSKESLDDLFPDDQDDQVQGIRSTRGGSAAAAAAARQGGYEIPARLRTLHNLVIQYASQGRYEVAVPLCKQALEDLEKTSGHDHPDVATMLNILALVYRDQNKYKEAANLLNDALAIREKTLGPDHPAVAATLNNLAVLYGKRGKYKEAEPLCKRALHIREKVLGKDHPDVAKQLNNLALLCQNQGKYEEVEYYYMRALEIYQSKLGPDDPNVAKTKSNLASCYLKQGKFKQAETLYKEILTRAHEREFGSVDGDNKPIWMHAEEREEQSKGKQKDGSPFGEYGGWYKACKVDSPTVATTLKNLGALYKRQGKFEAAETLEEAAVRSRKQGPDTAHGRRAADAPGEPDAREKQRSRESLTSDTVKYESGPDGGEEVSMSVEWNGDGSGALKRSGSFGKLRASLRRSSEKLVRKLKGGGSSGEPKNAGLKRASSLGVLHVAREAPLGERNHQERNPRLKKSRDLSASSSDLAR; encoded by the exons ATGCGTGAGGACATGTCCGGcgggaaggcggcggcggcggcggcggaggaggaggaggaggaggaggaggagaaggaggagaagccCGGCGAGAAGCTGTCCCAGGATGAGATCATCTCGCGCACCAAGCAGGTGATCCAGGGCCTGGACGCCCTGAAGCAGGAGCACCGCTCCATCCTGGACGGGCTGCGCCGCCTGAAGCGGGACGAGGAGGGCGCGGCGGCCGAGGAGAAGACGCGCGTGATCCGCGAGTCCCTGGAGATGCTGGAGCTGGGCCTGGGCGAGGCCCAGGTCACGATGGCGCTGTCGGGCCACCTCGGCTCGCTGGAGTCGGAGAAGCAGAAGCTGCGGGCTCAGGTGCGCCGCCTGTGTCAGGAGAACCAGTGGCTGCGGGACGAGCTGGCCGGCACCCAGCACAAGTTGCAGAAGAGCGAGCAGAGCGTGGCgcagctggaggaggagaaCAAGCACCTGGAGTTCATCAACCAGCTGAAGAAGTACGACCGGGACTCGCCCCCCTCG GAGGAGAAGGACTCCCAGTCCAGCAAGGAGAGTCTGGACGATCTCTTCCCCGACGATCAGGATGACCAAGTGCAAGGCA tCCGGTCGACCCGAGGCGgcagcgcggcggcggcggcggcggcccggcAGGGCGGTTACGAGATCCCGGCCCGCCTGCGGACCCTCCACAACCTGGTGATCCAGTACGCCTCGCAGGGCCGCTACGAGGTGGCCGTGCCGCTCTGCAAGCAGGCCCTGGAGGACCTGGAGAAGACGTCGGGCCACGACCACCCCGACGTGGCCACCATGCTCAACATCCTGGCCCTCGTCTACAG GGATCAGAACAAGTACAAGGAGGCGGCCAACCTGCTGAACGACGCCCTGGCCATCAGGGAGAAGACGCTGGGCCCGGACCACCCCGCC GTGGCGGCCACGCTCAACAACCTGGCGGTTCTGTACGGCAAGAGGGGCAAGTACAAAGAGGCCGAGCCGCTGTGCAAGAGGGCGCTGCACATAAGAGAGAAG GTGCTGGGCAAGGACCACCCGGACGTGGCCAAGCAGCTCAACAACCTGGCCCTGCTGTGTCAGAACCAAGGCAAGTACGAGGAGGTGGAGTACTACTACATGCGAGCGCTGGAGATCTACCAGAGCAAACTGGGGCCGGACGACCCCAACGTGGCCAAAACCAAAAGCaacctg GCCTCCTGTTACCTCAAGCAAGGCAAGTTCAAGCAGGCGGAGACGCTCTACAAAGAAATCCTGACGCGGGCCCACGAGAGGGAGTTCGGCTCCGTCGACG GCGACAACAAGCCCATTTGGATGCACGCCGAGGAGCGGGAAGAGCAAAGCAAG GGCAAGCAGAAGGACGGCTCCCCTTTCGGAGAGTACGGAGGCTGGTACAAAGCCTGCAAAGTCGACAG CCCCACCGTCGCCACCACCCTGAAGAATCTGGGCGCGCTCTACAAGCGGCAAGGCAAGTTCGAGGCTGCCGAGACCCTGGAGGAGGCCGCCGTGCGTTCCAGGAAGCAG GGTCCGGACACGGCGCACGGCCGGCGGGCGGCCGACGCGCCGGGCGAGCCGGACGCCCGCGAGAAGCAGCGCAGCCGCGAGAGCTTGACCTCCGACACGGTCAAGTACGAGAGCGGCCCCGACGGCGGCGAGGAAGTGAGTATGAGCGTGGAGTGGAACGGG gACGGCTCGGGCGCTCTGAAGCGCAGCGGCTCCTTCGGCAAACTGCGGGCGTCGCTTCGGCGCAGCAGCGAGAAGTTGGTGCGCAAGCTCAAGGGCGGCGGAAGCAGCGGCGAGCCCAAAAACGCCGG CTTGAAGCGGGCCAGCTCGCTCGGGGTTCTCCACGTGGCCCGGGAGGCGCCGCTCGGCGAGCGCAACCACCAA GAACGAAATCCCCGTCTGAAGAAGAGCCGCGACCTGAGCGCCAGCAGCTCGGACCTGGCGCGTTGA
- the LOC133513028 gene encoding cytochrome c oxidase assembly factor 8 isoform X2, which translates to MSVGTFAGCWTRHRWTCLRTRHNVVTAAASRRQCSELATKQQDKSPKRSKSRPAPSATRDWIGPPDPLSNLRPVVYRAAPRESELEGRLRNLRQDTEDWNHAFWTQQNVTFSEEKNAFVASQLRAKGLTERDQQGRRRTLSTEEMSVFYKNFLDKNRERHARYNKSVAWALASTVVSVCNHLGRPCREWYRRNLSVTVLMARVALHKLWKTLVDKRRRNTPAT; encoded by the exons ATGTCCGTTGGAACCTTCGCGGGGTGTTGGACTCGGCACCGCTGGACATGTTTAAGAACGCGCCACAATGTTGTCACGGCGGCCGCTAGCAGGCGACAATGTAGCGAGCTAGCAACAAAACAGCAAGACAAGTCACCGAAG AGGTCCAAATCCCGACCGGCGCCGAGCGCCACGCGCGACTGGATCGGCCCGCCCGACCCTCTTTCCAACCTGCGACCCGTCGTGTACCGCGCGGCGCCCCGCGAGTCGGAGCTGGAGGGGCGCCTGAGGAACCTGCGGCAGGACACCGAGGACTGGAACCACGCGTTCTGGACCCAGCAGAACGTCACCTTCAGCGAG gaaaaaaatgcctttgttGCGTCGCAGCTGAGGGCCAAAGGCTTGACGGAGCGAGACCAGCAag GCCGCCGCCGCACTCTGAGCACCGAGGAAATGTCCGTCTTCTACAAGAACTTCTTGGACAAAAACCGAGAGCGACACGCGCGTTACAACAAGTCAGTTGCGTGGGCACTCGCGTCGACCGTCGTGAGCGTTTGTAACCATCTTGGTCGTCCTTGCAGGGAGTGGTACCGACGCAACTTGTCGGTCACCGTCCTCATGGCCCGCGTCGCGCTGCACAAGCTGTGGAAGACCCTCGTCGATAAACGCCGCCGCAACACGCCCGCCACGTGA
- the LOC133513028 gene encoding cytochrome c oxidase assembly factor 8 isoform X1 — protein MSVGTFAGCWTRHRWTCLRTRHNVVTAAASRRQCSELATKQQDKSPKRSKSRPAPSATRDWIGPPDPLSNLRPVVYRAAPRESELEGRLRNLRQDTEDWNHAFWTQQNVTFSEEKNAFVASQLRAKGLTERDQQGCRRRRRRRLQHTRSRRSENSNSTAKGDIHDRPESFSTKRANPHVLVGLRVVRFKSRNGRRSGGISISPCRHKGFSSEPVWTPLQTGTAAHVGVGGLVERPRRTAGTETQACTTLTSCQSLLENKDGRARRCRAGFCARGRCGRRRTLSTEEMSVFYKNFLDKNRERHARYNKEWYRRNLSVTVLMARVALHKLWKTLVDKRRRNTPAT, from the exons ATGTCCGTTGGAACCTTCGCGGGGTGTTGGACTCGGCACCGCTGGACATGTTTAAGAACGCGCCACAATGTTGTCACGGCGGCCGCTAGCAGGCGACAATGTAGCGAGCTAGCAACAAAACAGCAAGACAAGTCACCGAAG AGGTCCAAATCCCGACCGGCGCCGAGCGCCACGCGCGACTGGATCGGCCCGCCCGACCCTCTTTCCAACCTGCGACCCGTCGTGTACCGCGCGGCGCCCCGCGAGTCGGAGCTGGAGGGGCGCCTGAGGAACCTGCGGCAGGACACCGAGGACTGGAACCACGCGTTCTGGACCCAGCAGAACGTCACCTTCAGCGAG gaaaaaaatgcctttgttGCGTCGCAGCTGAGGGCCAAAGGCTTGACGGAGCGAGACCAGCAaggttgtcgtcgtcgtcgtcgtcgccgtctTCAGCACACGCGCAGCCGGCGATCcgaaaattcaaattcaacgGCAAAAGGCGACATTCACGACCGACCGGAGAGTTTTTCGACGAAGCGGGCAAACCCGCACGTCTTAGTTGGCCTGCGAGTCGTCCGCTTCAAAAGCCGAAACGGACGGCGCTCAGGTGGAATTAGCATTTCACCTTGCAGACACAAAGGGTTCTCATCTGAGCCCGTTTGGACTCCGTTGCAAACCGGAACAGCAGCGCACGTCGGAGTCGGCGGCCTTGTGGAGCGACCGCGTCGGACCGCCGGAACCGAAACGCAGGCCTGCACGACGCTGACCTCGTGCCAAAGTCTACTGGAAAATAAAGACGGACGCGCACGACGTTGCCGGGCAGGATTTTGTGCGCGTGGACGCTGCG GCCGCCGCCGCACTCTGAGCACCGAGGAAATGTCCGTCTTCTACAAGAACTTCTTGGACAAAAACCGAGAGCGACACGCGCGTTACAACAA GGAGTGGTACCGACGCAACTTGTCGGTCACCGTCCTCATGGCCCGCGTCGCGCTGCACAAGCTGTGGAAGACCCTCGTCGATAAACGCCGCCGCAACACGCCCGCCACGTGA